TGGACGATAAAATAAAATTTGAACTAGAATTTGTAATACAATCTTCACCACAGTTACTATATACCTACTTGTCAACACCATCAGGTCTTTCCGAATGGTTTGCCGATAATGTGAACTCTAGAGGTGAAATGTTCAGTTTTATATGGGACGGTTCTGAAGAAGAAGCAAAATTATTAAAGCGTAAAAGTGATGAATTTGTAAAATTCGCGTGGGTTGAAAATGAAGACGATTCATTTTTTGAATTGAAAATCATTGTTGATGAAATTACCAAAGATGTTTCTCTATTTATAACAGATTTTGCAGAAGAAGACGAAGT
This genomic interval from Zobellia roscoffensis contains the following:
- a CDS encoding START-like domain-containing protein — translated: MDDKIKFELEFVIQSSPQLLYTYLSTPSGLSEWFADNVNSRGEMFSFIWDGSEEEAKLLKRKSDEFVKFAWVENEDDSFFELKIIVDEITKDVSLFITDFAEEDEVDEAKMLWTNQVTDLKQVLGSK